The proteins below are encoded in one region of Phaseolus vulgaris cultivar G19833 chromosome 1, P. vulgaris v2.0, whole genome shotgun sequence:
- the LOC137813608 gene encoding uncharacterized protein, giving the protein MSILPSQTQTSSSSSSSASSPNPNPQHGIGIPLPQQPFPYLSPPLHHALGSLQISDIPGSSTQAAEDSGGSSEKVTELGSPSGVMVSPQQNSRTRSRIPGGRRAGMASHRNQQAPGSVSSHGSSPLAGRKAQTVNGNYLLNFQYDPISRSQPRGPPPPPAARRNWKRKPYNKDLFLQANYKFMVLDSGNYSPELMDPDKMLQWEDIICVTYLTPFSVQCPICLEYPLCPQITSCGHIFCFPCILQYLMMGEEDHKGDIWKRCPLCFVMTSAKDLYTVHITNVKQYQVGDNAEFTFLTRKKDSFIPSNKQETNITSCGNGHFCDPFSKFTLTSDVDLSVRHSISDLDGWLARADSGLVDDLEKLPYVCAAMQQLEQRKRYWNEQKCNDSEDSKPIDHGHQIPSMATNSMDADDENCSNGSRTSSTDYHDQIKVTMMDKSTAGASSDQTLNVENELIEQQMNLCSSYEEKKNSIQRPAEDGDVEEVKGNDSYSFYQAADGQHLILHPLNMKCLLHHYGSYDMLPHRINGRILQLETVTQSEAMRRRYRFLSHFPLTTTFQLCEVDLSELLPPEALTPFMDEIKKRANQRKQLAKKERKEKIRAEATDTYSLPISLSSRFTSHDDPPTFSMDDFEALGNSTVSSSTPVAGEKKSFSNVTRLGFAAAHDSPSLQIQETSGLHNNNATTDSSATTGSRNGETQSYSNVISRAESNISSNAPKTNELGKKGKKPSRVLLSTAGGRRY; this is encoded by the exons ATGTCCATCTTGCCCTCACAAACCCAAACGTCatcttcctcctcttcctctGCGTCATCTCCTAACCCTAATCCCCAACATGGCATCGGAATCCCTCTTCCTCAACAACCCTTCCCTTATCTCTCACCCCCACTCCACCACGCTCTCGGATCTCTCCAGATCTCCGATATCCCAG GTTCATCGACTCAAGCTGCTGAAGATTCTGGTGGATCTTCCGAAAAG GTGACAGAATTAGGGTCTCCAAGTGGAGTGATGGTTTcacctcagcaaaactctagaACACGTTCTAGGATTCCCGGAGGAAGACGGGCAGGAATGGCTTCTCATAGAAACCAACAAGCTCCTGGGTCCGTGAGTTCTCATGGAAGTTCCCCTTTGGCAGGGAGAAAAGCTCAGACTGTGAACGGAAATTACTTGCTGAATTTTCAATATGACCCAATATCCCGTTCTCAACCACGGGGTCCCCCTCCTCCCCCTGCAGCAAGAAGGAATTGGAAGAGGAAGCCATACAATAAAGATTTGTTTTTGCAGGCAAATTACAAGTTCATGGTGTTAGATTCAGGAAATTATTCTCCTGAGTTGATGGATCCTGATAAAATGTTGCAGTGGGAAGATATTATATGTGTGACATATTTGACCCCCTTTTCAGTTCAGTGTCCAATTTGTTTGGAGTATCCACTGTGTCCGCAGATAACCTCATGTGGACATATTTTCTGTTTCCCATGTATTCTACAGTACTTAATGATGGGAGAAGAGGATCACAAAGGCGATATCTGGAAAAGGTGTCCTTTGTGCTTTGTGATGACATCTGCCAAGGATTTATATACAGTGCACATCACAAATGTTAAACAATATCAAGTTGGAGATAATGCTGAGTTCACCTTTTTAACTCGGAAAAAGGATTCATTTATTCCGTCAAATAAACAAGAGACAAATATAACATCATGTGGTAATGGACATTTCTGTGATCCCTTTTCTAAGTTTACTCTTACATCAGATGTAGATCTCTCAGTGAGGCATTCAATATCAGATCTAGATGGTTGGCTGGCCAGAGCAGATTCTGGTCTTGTTGATGACCTGGAGAAGCTTCCTTATGTTTGTGCTGCAATGCAGCAACTGGAACAGAGGAAGAGGTATTGGAATGAGCAAAAGTGTAATGACAGCGAAGATTCTAAGCCTATTGATCATGGACATCAGATACCATCCATGGCAACAAATTCTATGGATGCTGATGATGAAAATTGTTCTAATGGGTCAAGAACTTCCTCTACTGATTACCATGACCAAATTAAGGTTACGATGATGGATAAGTCAACTGCTGGAGCCTCTTCAGACCAAACTTTGAATGTGGAGAACGAATTAATAGAGCAACAGATGAATTTATGTTCTTCATATGAGGAGAAGAAGAATAGTATTCAAAGGCCTGCAGAGGATGGTGATGTTGAAGAAGTGAAGGGAAATGATTCATACAGTTTCTACCAG GCTGCTGATGGTCAACATCTAATTCTTCATCCTCTAAACATGAAGTGTTTGCTCCACCATTATGGGAGCTATGATATGCTTCCACACAG AATAAATGGAAGGATTCTACAATTAGAGACAGTTACTCAGTCTGAGGCCATGAGGAGGCGATATCGATTCCTAAGTCATTTTCCGTTAACCACAACATTTCAG CTTTGTGAAGTTGATTTGAGTGAGTTGTTACCACCTGAAGCACTGACTCCATTTATGGATGAAATAAAGAAACGTGCAAATCAGAGGAAGCAACTTGCAAAAAAG gaACGGAAGGAAAAAATAAGGGCTGAAGCTACAGATACTTATTCCCTTCCTATATCATTAAGTAGTCGGTTTACATCTCATGATGATCCTCCAACATTCTCCATGGATGACTTTGAAG CTCTAGGAAATTCAACTGTATCCTCAAGTACTCCCGTAGCTGGGGAGAAAAAATCGTTCTCAAATGTCACAAGACTTGGGTTTGCTGCTGCTCATGATTCTCCATCCTTGCAAATTCAAGAAACTAGTGGTCTACACAATAACAATGCTACAACTGATTCCTCTGCCACAACAG GTTCGAGAAACGGGGAGACACAGTCATACTCCAATGTTATATCAAGAGCAGAATCAAACATAAGCTCGAATGCACCAAAGACTAATGAGTTGGGGAAGAAAGGTAAGAAGCCAAGTCGAGTTCTTCTGTCCACAGCTGGAGGTAGACGTTATTGA